One genomic region from Cryptococcus gattii WM276 chromosome C, complete sequence encodes:
- a CDS encoding histidine-tRNA ligase, putative (Similar to TIGR gene model, XP_569896.1~Histidyl-tRNA synthetase (Histidine--tRNA ligase) (HisRS)) — protein sequence MLRPPILRTIRRVTVTIPSRRLSNSATFANMSTSTATIQDQIAALQNRIKELKVSKQDASKEVEEMKVLKDQLKASQKDGGPSTSNLLSLKTPKGTLDHKPEAALLRKKIFSTLESIFLKHDASTIDTPVFELKEILAGKYGEDSKLIYDLADQGGELCSLRYDLTVPFARYVAMNGISSIRRYHIGKVYRRDQPVMTKGRMREFYQCDFDIAGPCDPMVYDSEVLRVLCEALTSLDIGEYTVKINHRKILDGIFQLAGVPAEKTRPISSAVDKLDKLPWADVKKEMTVEKGLDEAVADKIGEYVGLKGPGPEVLQKLQSDEALMGIPLAKQGLADMEILFRYLKVYNVLDKMSFDMSLARGLDYYTGIIYEAIHESSAPPSLKTIPSVPAPSSINTDAPSSKPKSSKSAATTNEDGIDESTVGVGSIAAGGRYDNLVGMFAEATGRKAEQVPCVGVSVGVERVYSIMEMRRRKGEEKVRGKETEVFVLGLGGVELEKRMEFATMLWDAGIKTSFSPKVNPKAPAQWKQADDDAIPYVAILAPKELAAGTVRIKEQVGKDAAGDAKGEEVKIEEVVAYLKQKLGRA from the exons ATGCTCCGTCCTCCTATACTCAGGACAATAAGAAGAGTAACAGTAACTATTCCTTCTCGCCGACTTTCCAACTCTGCAACTTTCGCAAATATGtccacctccaccgctACGATCCAGGACCAAATTGCTGCTCTTCAAAACCGCATCAAGGAGCTCAAAGTCTCCAAGCAGGATGCTTCCAAAGAGGTTGAGGAAATGAAGGTTCTCAAGGATCAGCTCAAGGCTTCTCAGAAGGATGGAGGCCCTAGCACATCCAACCTTCTCAGCTTGAAGACTCCTAAAGGTACTCTTGACCACAAGCCCGAGGCCGCTCTTTTGCGAAAAAAGATCTTCTCCACCCTTGAAAGCATCTTCCTTAAGCACGATGCTAGCACAATCGATACCCCTGTATTTGAGCTCAAAGAGATCCTGGCTGGAAAATATGGTGAGGACTCCAAGTTGATTTATGATCTTGCCGACCAGGGTGGTGAGCTCTGCTCTTTGCGATATGACTTGACT GTTCCCTTTGCTCGATACGTTGCTATGAACGGTATTTCTTCCATTCGTAGATACCACATCGGAAAAGTCTACCGAAGAGATCAGCCTGTCATGACCAAGGGTCGTATGAGAGAGTTCTACCAATGT GATTTTGACATTGCCGGTCCTTGTGACCCTATGGTCTACGATTCCGAAGTTCTCCGAGTCTTATGTGAAGCTCTGACTTCTCTTGACATTGGCGAGTACACTGTCAAGATCAACCACCGAAAAATTCTGGATGGTATCTTTCAACTTGCCGGTGTCCCCGCAGAAAAGACCCGACCTATTTCTTCTGCTGTCGACAAACTCGACAAG CTCCCTTGGGCGGAtgtgaagaaggagatgacCGTGGAGAAGGGTCTTGACGAGGCTGTTGCTGACAAGATCGGAGAATACGTCGGTTTGAAGG GTCCCGGTCCTGAAGTACTTCAGAAGCTTCAGTCCGATGAAGCTTTGATGGGTATCCCTCTCGCGAAGCAAGGTCTCGCCGACATGGAAATCCTCTTCAGGTATTTGAAAGTCTACAACGTCCTCGACAAG ATGAGCTTTGACATGTCCCTTGCGCGAGGTCTCGACTACTACACCGGTATCATCTACGAGGCCATTCACGAATCTTCCGCTCCCCCATCTCTCAAAACTATCCCTTCCGTCCCCGCCCCTTCATCTATCAACACCGACGCTCCCTCTTCCAAACCCAAGTCTTCCAAATCCGCCGCCACCACTAACGAAGACGGTATCGATGAGTCTACCGTCGGCGTTGGTTCTATCGCTGCCGGTGGTCGATATGATAACCTTGTCGGCATGTTTGCTGAGGCCACAGGCAGGAAAGCTGAGCAAGTGCCTTGCGTTGGCGTCTCTGTCGGTGTGGAAAGAGTATACTCTATTATGGAaatgaggaggagaaagggTGAGGAGAAGGTGAGAGGTAAGGAGACCGAGGTTTTCGTCCTTGGTTTGGGCGGTGTGGAATTagagaagaggatggagtTTGCGACCATGCTTTGGGACGCAGGTATTAAG ACCTCTTTCTCCCCCAAGGTCAACCCTAAAGCACCTGCTCAATGGAAGCAAGCCGACGACGACGCTATTCCCTACGTCGCCATCCTTGCGCCCAAGGAGCTCGCCGCCGGTACCGTTCGTATCAAGGAGCAAGTTGGCAAAGACGCCGCGGGCGATGCCAAGGGTGAGGAAGTAAAGATTGAGGAAGTTGTAGCGTACTTGAAGCAGAAGTTAGGCAGAGCTTAG
- a CDS encoding Golgi to vacuole transport-related protein, putative (Similar to TIGR gene model, XP_569897.1) has product MAALNRLSQRIMENFQETTRDLSLIAGSGSSTTYFDTSDERLKEISKLLESRSERERLEGMKRIIAGMSKGRDMEPFFAQVVKNVVSQSIEIRKLVYIYLLRFASTNSDLVLLSINTFQKDLSDPSPLIRSMSLRVLTSIRVPVIQGIVMLGLKKLVNDRNPWVRKTVAGGLAKVYEMDNSSLLSLISLLQTLLSSPSPLTLGASLTAFQEMCPERLDLLHPYFRHICRLIVDADEWGQAVALEVLVRYARAMLEKPIGVGAVRPQPKTEHQKHGDQSEDEFEGIDQDLAMLLYCIKPLFHSRNPAVILATAKAYWCLAPVDHAIVGQHLLVKPLLRLAGSSSNEENKGKEIVALTWEIVAEMVDERPWLFTPYQSSFILHSQDSSLVQKAKLRALGSMHYIRLPDVTVAEEAVRAIGSCIKTHSDLASSGLSALMKLLKSDRETLVAQAVLVLKSIILSHSQAFGSSTSSPQLLVARLAKGLDTIVSPKARASVYWLVGQFSAIDPSEESEKKGLGWEGVALWVPDVLRKAIKGFTNESLSAKLQILTLATKILVITQSNPKLELLAQYLFMLARYDADYDVRDRARFLSALLRGVREEKPVNGNSANSPLVEEKHEQDTGGVVLRREQVKLAVLGRSQPKDVEVVKGGKSREFEIASTSRIAGKKLKGYEALPDWTDDPTDSSLRDSDLDKPRATTPAPTGISSQTLIRPHAPLHISSASSVPKRAFQNTSSVASVSPASSSPAGSASHTVINKSKLQDLDAFLNSETESETERETETESESEEDNKDTRLRDVSYGVGNAAAEYEYDEETDESEDETDSEASEGEEQRLYRG; this is encoded by the exons ATGGCGGCCCTTAACCGCCTCTCTCAGAGGATAATGGAGAACTTCCAAGAAACAACACGCGATCTCTCCCTCATCGCTGGTTCGGGCTCGTCCACCACCTACTTCGATACATCCGATGAGAGACTGAAAGAAATATCCAAGCTGCTAGAGAGCAGAAGCGAAAGAGAAAGACTGGAAGGTATGAAGAGAATCATCGCAGGGATGTCCAAGGGAAGGGATATGGAGCCATTCTTCGCTCAGGTCGTGAAGAATGTTGTTTCCCAAAGCATCGAAATCCGCAAATTAGTCTACATCTACTTGCTCAGGTT TGCTTCGACAAACTCTGATCTTGTGCTCCTGTCGATCAACACCTTTCAGAAGGACTTGTCCGATCCCTCTCCGCTTATTAGGTCGATGTCCCTACGAGTATTAACGTCTATCAGAGTACCTGTCATTCAAG GTATCGTCATGCTGGGGCTAAAGAAGCTTGTGAATGATCGGAATCCTTGGGTGCGCAAGACAGTCGCAGGTGGACTTGCCAAAGTCTATGA AATGGATAactcctctcttctctcacTCATTTCGCTTTTACAAACTCTCCTATCCTCCCCATCACCTCTCACTCTCGGAGCCTCACTCACCGCTTTCCAAGAGATGTGTCCCGAGCGCCTCgaccttcttcatccctACTTCCGCCACATTTGTCGACTCATCGTTGACGCAGACGAATGGGGACAAGCGGTGGCCTTGGAAGTCCTTGTTAGGTATGCGAGGGCAATGTTGGAGAAGCCGATCGGTGTGGGGGCAGTACGGCCTCAACCCAAAACGGAACATCAGAAGCACGGGGACCAGAGCGAAGACGAATTTGAAGGTATCGACCAAGACTTGGCTATGCTCCTCTACTGCATTAAACCCCTTTTCCACTCTCGAAACCCAGCTGTAATCCTTGCAACCGCGAAAGCATACTGGTGTCTCGCCCCCGTCGACCATGCCATTGTCGGACAGCATTTACTTGTAAAGCCATTACTCAGGTTGGCAGGTAGCTCGAGTAATGAGGAGAATAAAGGCAAGGAAATCGTGGCCTTAACGTGGGAAATTGTGGCTGAGATGGTAGACGAAAGGCCG TGGCTTTTCACCCCTTATCAGTCATCATTCATCCTTCATTCTCAAGATTCCTCCCTTGTGCAGAAGGCTAAACTCAGGGCTCTGGGCTCGATG CATTATATACGACTACCAGACGTGACGGTGGCGGAGGAAGCAGTGAGAGCGATCGGTAGCTGTATCAAGACCCATTCGGATTTGGCGTCTTCAGGCTTAAGTGCCCTCATGAAATTGCTCAAGAGTGATCGAG AAACACTTGTAGCTCAGGCCGTGCTCGTATTAAAGTCTATAATTCTTTCGCACTCCCAAGCATTTGGATCTTCCACGTCATCCCCTCAACTTCTTGTCGCACGTCTGGCTAAAGGCCTCGATACCATTGTTAGCCCCAAAGCTCGAGCTAGCGTCTATTGGCTTGTCGGCCAATTTTCCGCAATCGACCCTTCAGAAGAAtcagagaagaagggtcTGGGATGGGAAGGTGTAGCTCTCTGGGTACCTGATGTGCTCAGAAAAGCCATCAAAGGTTTTACCAACGAATCCCTTTCCGCGAAGCTCCAAATCCTCACGTTGGCCACCAAAATTCTGGTTATCACACAGTCAAACCCCAAGCTGGAGTTGTTGGCCCAGTATCTCTTTATGCTAGCTCGCTATGATGCTGATTATGATGTGCGTGATCGTGCTCGATTCCTAAGCGCTCTTTTGCGTGGAGTCCGAGAGGAGAAGCCTGTTAATGGCAATAGTGCCAACAGTCCGCTCGTCGAGGAGAAACATGAACAAGATACAGGTGGAGTCGTGCTCAGGCGTGAACAAGTCAAATTGGCAGTCTTGGGTAGAAGTCAGCCGAAAGATGTAGAAGTAGTGAAAGGCGGTAAGAGTAGGGAGTTTGAGATAGCTTCCACGTCAAGGATCGCGGGCAAAAAGCTGAAGGGGTACGAGGCTCTGCCAGACTGGACGGATGATCCTACAGATTCGTCACTGCGAGATTCAGAT CTCGATAAACCCCGAGCAACGACACCTGCACCCACGGGCATCTCTTCACAAACTCTCATACGCCCTCACGCGCCTTTGCATATATCCTCAGCATCATCCGTACCTAAACGTGCTTTCCAAAACACTTCTTCTGTAGCATCTGTGTCCCCCGCTAGCAGCTCGCCAGCAGGATCAGCGAGTCATACAGTCATCAACAAGTCTAAGCTCCAGGATTTAGATGCCTTTTTGAATAGCGAGACTGAATCGGAGACGGAAAGAGAGACAGAGACGGAAAGCGAGAGCGAGGAGGACAATAAAGATACTAGGTTGCGAGATGTGTCTTATGGAGTAGGCAATGCGGCGGCGGAGTACGAGTATGATGAAGAGACAGACGAAAGCGAAGACGAGACGGACAGCGAGGCAAGTGAAGGTGAAGAGCAGAGACTATATAGGGGATAA